Within Leptospira noumeaensis, the genomic segment TTCATCTTCTTGGGTGACACGGTACTGGAGATCCGTAAGCTTTTTCCGCAGTTCTGGATTCTCTGGTTTTTTCGCAGAGCCGGAGGAAGTTTGGGAACAGGAGGTTCCCAGAAACAAATAAAAGACTAGAGATAAAGAAATGAAAGACAAAATGGAAATTCGTTTCATAGGGGTTAGACTCATATAAAAAAAGGAAAATTTGCTTTCCTTTAGACGAAAATGATTTCGTCTAAAAATCCTATGCTGATTGCCCCTTTACCGAAAAATGAGACCGCACGTCTTTCGGCCTTAAAAGGGCTGGAAATCCTGGACACTCCTGAAGAGGAAATGTTCGATGAAATTACAAAACTAGCGTCCATGATTTGTAATGTTCCCATATCTCTTGTGAGTTTGGTGGATGAAACAAGGCAATGGTTCAAATCCCACCATGGACTTCCCGCACGAGAAACCCCAAGGTCTCTTGCTTTTTGTTCCCATGCCATTTTAGGAGATGAACTCTTTGTAGTTCCCAACGCAAAAGTTGACCCCAGGTTTAAAAATAACCCCCTTGTCAATGAATCACCCAATATAATATTTTATGCGGGCATTCCTCTTGCCCTCGATGACCAAATCAAACTGGGAACACTTTGTGTCATTGATAACAAACCAAGAGAACTGAATGAAAACCAAATCCAGATGCTAAGGCTTCTGGGAAAACAAACCATTCGTTTGTTACAAATGCGCAAATCAACAGAACGTTTGGAGATAGAGAAACTTTCAGCAGAAAGAGCCACGGCAGCCAAAAGGGATTTTATTGCAGCCATTAGCCACGACATTCGTAACCCATTAAACTCGCTTCTTGGAATGTCAGAAATGATTCGTGAAACTGAATTAAATCCAACAATTCTTGGTTATGTGGATCATATCAAAAATGCAGGTGAAGTCATTTTACATCTAGTCAACGATACCATTGAACTTTCCAGGTTAGAAGAAAATGCTAGTGTGTTAAATAATGAATGGTTTGGGTTACACCAATGTTTAGATATTTTCGATTCTTTTTTTACTGCAGAAACAAAACGAAAAAATATAAATTTCCAACTTCACAACGAAGTAGATCAGAGTTTTATCCTCCATTCAGATAAAAGAAAAATGGAAAAGGTTTTTTGGAACCTAACTGCCAATGCAGTCAAATTTACGAACACAGGAAAAGTTATCTGTTCCGTTCGTTTGGAAAAAACAAATGATCAAAATGGCCTTTTATATATTGAAGTCAAAGACACCGGTCCTGGAATTTCCCCAGAAGTCAAAGATAGACTTTTTCAAAAATACAATGAATTTGTTCCTGAAGGTTGTGAAATCTCCGGTTCTGGCCTTGGACTTTCGATTGTCAAACTTTCCCTAGAAGAAATGGGTGGAGAAGTCGAAGTAGAATCAAAGTTAGGTGAAGGATCAACTTTTAAAGTAAAAATTCCAATATTATGGAAATTAGAAGAAAATAATCCTAATCAATCAAATGAAGTATTCATCCGAAATTCCAACTTACCTGTTTTTTCGAAACCTCAAAGGGTTCTCATCGCTGACGACAATGACCTCAACCGAAAAGTTCTTCGTAGTTATTTGAAACCACTCGGTTTTGAGATTGCGGAATCAAATAATGGAATCGATACCGAAAGAGATCTGAAAGAATCCCACTTCGACATTGCCTTTTTGGACATTGAGATGCCAGGAAAACATGGAACCGAGATTGCCAAGGGGTTGGCGGAAAAACCAAACCGTCCGATTCTCTTTGCATGCACAGGACTCTGTATGCCAGAGGAAAAAAACCATATCCTCACCTCTGGGTTCGATTACTTTATGCCCAAACCCTATCTAAAGGAAGAACTCTACCACCACCTAAAGGAAATTGCAAAGTCCAAAACCTAAGACATTCAGGTATTTTTACCTTTCTTTTTTAGGCCATTTTTTTATTGTATCCTATTTCCATGACTAAGAATGACACCGAAGTTGGAAATGACTTCCAATCCTTCGGATTACGTCCTGAAATACTACAAGGAATCACTGATGCAGGCTTCGAATCACCAAGCCCTATCCAAAAACAAGCGATTCCGCTCGTATTGGAAGGAAAAGATTTAATCGCACAAGCGCAGACCGGTACCGGAAAAACTGCAGCTTACGGACTCCCCTGTTTGAACCGAATTAGTGTGAATGATGGCATGCAAGTGCTTGTCCTCACTCCAACTCGTGAACTTGCTCTGCAAGTATCTGATGAATTGTTTAAATTGGGAAAACATTTAGGAATCAAAACCACCACTATCTATGGCGGAAGTTCCTATTCTAAACAAATCACACAAGTGGCCAAAGGTGCCCAAGTTGCCGTTGCAACTCCAGGAAGACTTCTCGACCTATTGAAAGGAAAGGAACTTAAAAATTTCAAACCTTCAATGGTGATATTGGATGAAGCAGATGAAATGCTCGATATGGGCTTTATGGATGATATTGAATCCATCTTTAATCTACTGCCAACCAAACGACAAACATTACTTTTCTCCGCAACAATGCCGGAGCCGATTAAGAAGTTGGCGAGTAAATACCAAACGCACCCCGCTCATGTAAAAATTGCAGCAACAGAAAAATCTTCAAAAAACATCGAACAAGTGTACTACGTGATTGATGAAGCTGAACGTGAAATCGCTGTTGTCCGAATTTTGGATTATGAAAACCCATACAAGGCAATCATCTTCACAAAAACGAAAAAAGAAGCAGATGATTTAAAAGCAACCCTTGGTTTCAAAGGATATCCTGTGGAAGCTCTCCATGGAGATCTAAACCAAAAACAAAGGGAACAAGTTTTAAAAAGCCTACACGATGGCCGAGTTAAGATCCTTGTAGCAACTGACGTTGCGGCACGTGGTCTTGACGTAAAAGATTTGTCTCTTGTGATCAACTACCACTTACCTTTTGATAGCGAAAGTTATACTCATAGAATTGGTCGTACAGGTCGTGCAGGAAAATCGGGAAAAGCTGTGACTCTTGTGACAACCAGAGAATCTCGGGCTCTCATCCGACTCAAAGGAACTTCTGGAACCAATTTGACCATTGCGGCCCTTCCAACCAAAAAGGAAGTACTCGCAAGAAGAGAAGAAGACTTTTTAAACAAAGTTGTGGAAACAGAAATTCATGCAGACGCAGAAGAAGTTTTAGAAAAACTTTTGAAGTTAGACGACAAACGTTCGTTATCTTTAAAACTCCTTTCAACTATGCTTGATAAAACCAAAATCAGTGGACCGGAAAAAATCGGAAAAACACCTGCGGAATGGAGCGAAATGCCTCCTGGTGGTGGATCTGGTGGAAGACGACGTCGTGATGAAGGTGGATCTGGTGGCGGTCGCGGTGGATACCGTGGTGGCAGATCCAACAGTGATAGAGGTGAACGTAGCGAACGCGGAGAAAGAAGCGAAAGAGGTGGGGATTCTCGCCGAAGTAGCAGCACACCCTCTTCTAAAAAAGAAGGTGGCGTTTACGTAAAGGCTGCCGGGAAAAAAACTCAGCGTTTTCGAAACAAGTAGTGGCTCACAAACCACTCCTCACCGTTTCGGTAACCCCATAACTCAGCACAGGCGAGAAAGAAAACTTTCCAATAAACGAACCATTTGGTTTTTTCTTTTTCGCCGTAAGTACTGGCAAGGATAGGCAAAAGTTTATCCTTGTTTTCAATCATATTATCATACCAAGCTTCACTCGTTCTCGCATAATGAGTACCATTCACAACCCAATGGTTTTCGATAAGGAAATCTTTTTGGAAGTATAAAAACAAATCATCCGATGGCATCTGCCCACCTGTGAAAAAATACTTCGCCATCCAATCCGTTTCATCAATGACTTCGAAAGGATAAGCAAACTCCTTATGAGTGAAGATATGTACAAAAAACTTTCCATCCGCCACAAGAAACTTCGATAGTTTTTCAAAGAGTTTTTCGTAGTTTTTCATATGTTCTAACATTTCTACTGAAACAATCCGATCAAACTTGTCCTTGGTAGTAAAATCGTTCATATCTTTTGTGATGATGGTTAGATTTTTTAATCCACGTTCCTTGGCTCGTTTGTCTATGAACTCTTTTTGTGTGCGCGAGTTGGATACACCGGTGACCTTACATTTCGGAAATTTTTCTGCGATATAGAGAGATATACTCCCCCAACCACATCCTAAATCCAAAACTTTCATTCCATTCTGAATCTCTGCACGTTCTACCGTGATTCGTAACATCTCTTCTTCGGATTCAGCAAAATTTGTATCCAGTGTTGGCCAATACCCAGAAGAATACTTCATCCTAGGTCCCATTACATAAGTAAAAAAATCACTGGGGACTTCGTAATGTTGTTCGTTTGCCGCATCCGTATGTACGGCAATCGGAGATTTTTTTAGCTCGTTCACATAATTTATTTTGTGT encodes:
- a CDS encoding hybrid sensor histidine kinase/response regulator translates to MLIAPLPKNETARLSALKGLEILDTPEEEMFDEITKLASMICNVPISLVSLVDETRQWFKSHHGLPARETPRSLAFCSHAILGDELFVVPNAKVDPRFKNNPLVNESPNIIFYAGIPLALDDQIKLGTLCVIDNKPRELNENQIQMLRLLGKQTIRLLQMRKSTERLEIEKLSAERATAAKRDFIAAISHDIRNPLNSLLGMSEMIRETELNPTILGYVDHIKNAGEVILHLVNDTIELSRLEENASVLNNEWFGLHQCLDIFDSFFTAETKRKNINFQLHNEVDQSFILHSDKRKMEKVFWNLTANAVKFTNTGKVICSVRLEKTNDQNGLLYIEVKDTGPGISPEVKDRLFQKYNEFVPEGCEISGSGLGLSIVKLSLEEMGGEVEVESKLGEGSTFKVKIPILWKLEENNPNQSNEVFIRNSNLPVFSKPQRVLIADDNDLNRKVLRSYLKPLGFEIAESNNGIDTERDLKESHFDIAFLDIEMPGKHGTEIAKGLAEKPNRPILFACTGLCMPEEKNHILTSGFDYFMPKPYLKEELYHHLKEIAKSKT
- a CDS encoding DEAD/DEAH box helicase, which encodes MTKNDTEVGNDFQSFGLRPEILQGITDAGFESPSPIQKQAIPLVLEGKDLIAQAQTGTGKTAAYGLPCLNRISVNDGMQVLVLTPTRELALQVSDELFKLGKHLGIKTTTIYGGSSYSKQITQVAKGAQVAVATPGRLLDLLKGKELKNFKPSMVILDEADEMLDMGFMDDIESIFNLLPTKRQTLLFSATMPEPIKKLASKYQTHPAHVKIAATEKSSKNIEQVYYVIDEAEREIAVVRILDYENPYKAIIFTKTKKEADDLKATLGFKGYPVEALHGDLNQKQREQVLKSLHDGRVKILVATDVAARGLDVKDLSLVINYHLPFDSESYTHRIGRTGRAGKSGKAVTLVTTRESRALIRLKGTSGTNLTIAALPTKKEVLARREEDFLNKVVETEIHADAEEVLEKLLKLDDKRSLSLKLLSTMLDKTKISGPEKIGKTPAEWSEMPPGGGSGGRRRRDEGGSGGGRGGYRGGRSNSDRGERSERGERSERGGDSRRSSSTPSSKKEGGVYVKAAGKKTQRFRNK
- a CDS encoding SAM-dependent methyltransferase, giving the protein MNFTDSKEKEGSSSFNINSLLEKDIFPDWLIRFRIRQLLKLRIKQERKENVTAGLQHKINYVNELKKSPIAVHTDAANEQHYEVPSDFFTYVMGPRMKYSSGYWPTLDTNFAESEEEMLRITVERAEIQNGMKVLDLGCGWGSISLYIAEKFPKCKVTGVSNSRTQKEFIDKRAKERGLKNLTIITKDMNDFTTKDKFDRIVSVEMLEHMKNYEKLFEKLSKFLVADGKFFVHIFTHKEFAYPFEVIDETDWMAKYFFTGGQMPSDDLFLYFQKDFLIENHWVVNGTHYARTSEAWYDNMIENKDKLLPILASTYGEKEKTKWFVYWKVFFLACAELWGYRNGEEWFVSHYLFRKR